Sequence from the Erythrolamprus reginae isolate rEryReg1 chromosome 2, rEryReg1.hap1, whole genome shotgun sequence genome:
CTGAAccccgacaagactgagtggGTTTGAAGGACCATTTCATCTGTCCATCAAttgttcagggggggggggactttaacCCCTCAGATAGGGTTTGTAACTTGGGTGTTCCCCTAGATCCATagctgagccttgatcaccatctcttgactgtggccagggggatatttgcccaggttcacctggtataccagttgaagtcctatttggaccaggaggctctgcgcacaatcactcaggccctcatcatctcccgtctagattactgcaatgtgctctacatgggattACCCTTGAAGACTACAGATAGTCTAAAATACAGCCGcatgagctgttatgggtgtTCCTAGGTACAacaatataacaccaacactctgcacgctgcactggctgccaattggtctccagtcacaattcaaggtgttggttattacctacaatataaagccctatatggcttaagACCAGTCTATTTACGAgactgtctcctgccatatacctctcagagaccaattagatcacaaggagttggcctcctccaagtcccgtcgaataaacaatgCCGGTTGACAGGCCCAtgggagagtcttctctgtggttgccctgaCCTTATAGAACCATCTACCCCACCAATGTACCCCCTCAATGTACATACTGTACCCACCCTTCTGTTTTTCAGAAAGGCTGTGAAGAACTGGCTTTGTCTGCAAGCCTATATAACATCCTATCGTTTTATATCTGTAACTGATTTTGTACGTATGTGGCtttgattggatagttcattACGATTTATTACAGGTTTTACTAATttttgactttgtttattgtatgtattatttactgttgtaaggcgcgctgagtcccattgggattgggcagcatagaattcaaattaattaaattaaataattaattaaattttaatatgtGACAGCTttgggttttctttaaaataaagtttgttttaaaTGATATGCTACTTCTAGGTCAGTGGACTGAATTCTTCAAATTAAAGGGAAATTTACTGATGAGACAAGTTCTTCATAAGCAAAATCAAAGATCAAATTTTATATTGCATGCATCTTTTTAGAGCCAACATTTATGCTATGAGATGCTTCAGGAgttatgaactgtttttgttTAAAGATCTGTATGAAATGATTGTTTTCAATACTGAAAATACATTTCACATAAAGCCACATACATTTTTCATATAAATGCCAGAACACTTTGAATCATTTATAAGACAAATGAATTAGCTATAACAAGAGCAGGGTTACTCAAATTTATTTCTAGCTATAAAACCGTACATCAAAACACTCTATGAAATcaggagtttttttaaaatagtattcaGCAACTGTATTTCAAAATGCAGCATAAAACTGATGCAGGTTTCACTAAATCTTTAATTTACCAGAATTAATGCAGAaaccagatggagttcattaaatctATACATTCGgggattaaaaataaatcccTCAACACATCCAGAAAGAAGTTATTTCAACATTTGGAAATCAGAAGCTTGAGCATCTTCTTTTgaatatttaaaagtaaaataaaatatcctaCTTCAGTGTCATCAATCTCTCATGTATTCCCATTAACAAGTTGACAACTGCTTGGGATTTGAAATGAACGTTATACAATTTTCCAGTTGAAAACGTACAATAAATGATTTTGCAACAGCATTTAATAAAGTCCTGAATAATTAAGAATCACCCTAGCTATATCACAAATAATTAtgcattaatattatttccttcTCTAATGATTAAGTAACCATCTTCTGTATATCCTGTTTCATTTAAAATATAGTTCCATTCATAGAATGTTAAAACATAATTAATATGTTTATCTATGTCACTGCATTAATTATACAAAAAGTAAAACAATTCCACAGTATGTTTATTCATTCGGTCAAAAAGGTTTCACAAAATTACAGGGGTTGTTTTTCAGGAATTAAATTACAATTAGTGGGTACAATACTGACAAACATGTACCTTTATTTTAAACTTTGTTCTGAAAAGAAAATGACCCTACAGTACTCCAAGACTCAAAGCTATAACTATAGAATATACCAGCACCTGGAAAGCATAATATAACAAATTCTGCTAAGGCAAGCAAAATACATCAATTGATAGGCGTGTATGAGAAATTATACATCCGCATGTGAGTGTACTTATGTTTTCATAACATTTTCTTCCGTCAAATTCTTTAAGAATATTTATACTTTAGAAAGAAGTCCTGATTCTGGAGCACTTGCTTTAATGAGGTTCTGGATTTCTTTGAATTTGGGATGATCTTTGTCAGctatcaactgcagcaatacagcTTCACTAGTGGTAACAATAATCCCAGTGCGAGCAAGGCGctggaaaaaacaaaacagacaaaGCCGATTATCTGCTGAGAAACATTTGAACAATAAATCCACAGATTTTACAATTTCCTCATAACAGTGCATTATCATTTATCTTAAACCAGAAAAGCAACTGTTTTGAAAATAGTTCcacttcagtgaaatcacattttaGATTAATAATACAAGGATAATAAATAGCAGttatatataaattaataaataaataatttctgggCATGGTTTTTATCATTCAATTGTCATTTTCCCCTGTTCCTTCACATAATTTTATGGGGGATCTGGATAGCCATATCTTCCAGTTATACCAATCCCTTTTCTTTGTCCATTTTGCTTTTCACAATGAATATATTATATTGGATACCTCTTATATTATATCCACCTTTGTGACTGTATTCACAGAAACCTGTCCTATAAAGGAAACATGCTTTGATGATTTTCATATCATAAAAGGACAGGAAGAGCTTGGTGTTTCTTCCAAAGATCTTAGCAGAATATTAATTCTAGTAATTGTATTGTGTTTTCTTATTGATATTTTATAATTGTTCTAAACTGTCTTGGGTTTTGGGATTACAAGAAATGTTGGATatacatttaatatttttatttaaaaaatcagaataacaGAACTACTTTTGTAATAGTAGCTATATAAAAAGATATCATTTTGATTATATCTGATAATAGCTTTTGGTAGTTTGTTATATGTTTTCTGAATATTTATCGTTGTTTTGTCATGTGTGTTtaataaaaaactatttttttaaaaaagaaaatatatcatTCTTTGCTTTCAGAAGATACTGTAAATTACATTGCCAGTAAAAATCCTCAAGTAATAAGCAAATATTTTCTATTATCTAAAACCTTGACTAATATGCCCTAGTGAATTTAATGGGGACAAGCGTTgtctgtatgctgcccagagtcatttgGTACAGAAATGGGCAGcatatcaaaaaataaaataaaataaaaaataaaaataaaataaaataaataataaaataaataaaatataaaataaaatataaatgcaattATTGACTTTGGACAAGCTACACAATTCTTGCCAAAGttcaaaaatcaaaaccaaaaaAATTACTTGGTTACATTAgcttgataaattcttcttccacAAAACATAAATCTATGCATACCCAAGATAATGGTGCATCAAGATAATGGTGCAACAAATAGGATTTGTTAACTACCATCATTATCTTCTCTAATTTAGGATACTAATTTAGGATTTGTTAACTACCATCATTATCTTCTCTAATTCacgatactagacaacacagtacagtggtacctcgagatacgagtttaattcgttccggacctgggctcttaagtcgagcagctcttatctcgaacgacttttccccataggaattaatgtaaataattttaattggttccagccctcaaaaaactcacaaagttagtctaaattatgcagaaagacatgtttttaatgaagaaatgtacatgtacatataaatgaataatgaagtttctttcacttaacttgtaaactttcttaaacttttaaatttacatatgttcaacttctctgccacccaatcctgtaggacagaggtccccaaccctttttgcaccagggaccggctttaagcgatcaagagaggaatgggtgaatgaatggacggagggtgggaaggaaggaaggaaagagggaagggacaggaacagaggaaggaagcaaggaaacttatgaaaggggagagtaagagaggaatgagtgaagggagggagggagggaagaaggtgggaaggagaaagaaaagaagaaatagaggaagggaaggtaaaagagagaaagaaaaagagcaagaaagaaagaaagaaagaaagaaagaaagaaagaaagggggaagggacaggaacagaggaaggaagcaaggaaacttatgaaaggggagagtaagagaggaatgagtgaagggagggagggagggaagaaggtgggaaggagaaagaaaagaagaaatagaggaagggaaggtaaaagagagaaagaaaaagagcaagaaagaaagctgcaagcacccccccgagccccccaggccggctgcaaccttttaaaacacgcgcgccgcttcgcagctgtctcctgaagccgaacgcggaagttagcgtttggcttcaggagacagctccttggcgcttgtatctcgaatttgggcttgtaagtagaacaaaaatatctctcccctcccagctcttatctcgagttgctcttaagtagagcagctcttatgtcggggttccactgtatcaacagtagagaccttcagatTTCTCCGTTCTATCATATCttgagacctaaaatggtcacctaacatcaaaaaaatcatcaaaaaagcacaacaaagaatgttctttctgtgccaactgaggaatctcaaactgcccaaggagctgctgatacagttctacagaggaatcactgagtctgtcatctgcatctctatagctgtctggtttggttctgcaaaccaacaagaccgacacagaattcagaggataatcagaactgcagaaaaaacaattgctgccaacctgccttccattgaggacatgtatactgcacaagtcaaaaagagggcggtgaaatatttactgacccctcacatcctggacacaaactgtttcaattcctacgctcaaaacgtcgctacagagcactatacaccaagacaactagacacaagaacagttttttcccaaactccatcactctactaaacaaataattccctcaacactttcagactttttactaaatctgcacttctatttctactaggttttttcctcatcattcctagcaTCCTTttactcccacttaggactgtatgactgtaacttgttgcttgtatcctaaaatttttattaatattgtttcttcattgcttatttgacccctatgacaatcattaagtgttgtaccacatgattcctgacaaatgtatctttcttttatgtacgctgagagcatatgcaccaagacaaattccttgtgtgtccaatcacactttgccaataaaattctattctattctattctaattaaaacaataaaagaaaagtAGTCTAAGAGGGTTAAAAtactttcttctattattttattgataTAAGAGGATTCCTCATATGAGTTCTATGtctcaaatacagtggtgcctctacttaagaatgcctctacttaagaatgtttttagataagaaccaggtgttcaagattttttggcctctacttaacaaccattttctacttaagaacccgaacccggaaaaatttcccatgaaatttgagagaggcacaaaggcccggccagtttcctgccattccccctttaatcccagccatctcggctgccagaggagccttttggtgacactaaaggaggctttggcagtccagagcaaacaaagcattttcgtttctctgggcgcttggagagggaataaacctctgccagtgcccagagaaaagaaacgctcccttcgctctgggcagccgaggagtcaccacagcaaaggaaaggcgccggctacaaagcgagcaagcgagaggagaggggagccctccagcatgggaaggaagaggcagcaggtagcagcagggtatgggaggcagccttgcacagGGTGTATTGAAGGTGAGTGCTCCTCCTTGccccctcagagtccctctttttttttttaagccctaaagttttggatttttttgattcccctaacctcaccttcttcctttggcagcgactctcctccatctcttcttcttcctcctcctcctcccacccaaattcggagcttttatttctttcctaatgtgtgtgcacgcattatttgcttttacattgattcctataggaaaaattgcttctacttaagaaagtttctacttaagaacctggtcagatcagagaacaaattaagttcttaagtagggtaTCACTGTACCAGGATTCCTTTCCTCAGTATATATTACTGTACTATATATAAAAATCAGAACTAGAGTACATTAATTTCCTTAGGGATTTTGCTCCATTGTCATCCACATATTACTATTTTTTTCACCTGTCCTTACATCAAGATacatttaaaattgattttgcTTATGTTTTGTAAAACTGATTTCTCCCTCTCATCGGAAAGGATAGCTGATAACTTTGTCATACACCTTTATTTTAGTAAGTCATTTAGTAAGCTAATTATTCTACAAATGATTTCATGTTTTCTAAGCTACCTCAGGTTTTGTTTGAATGtattttcttttcatatttttaattttcagttACTGCTGCCAAAGGAATAAGTAAAATAGAGACTATATAGATGCtaacaaataatattaaataaatgtttttccttttctgtgcCACAGAAATATTTGAAACTACAGGGATATAATACTTATAATTTTTACAATCTAATCATTACTGAAGCCAATCTCACATAACTATCTCATAAAATTACCTCGAGAGCAAACATTCTGTCCATCATACTTCTTGAAGAGGTTGCATCAGCCACAATATGAACTTCCAAACCTCTGCCAATTAATTCCAGCGCTGTCTGCTGAATGCATACATGAGTCTTGAAGAAGAATAAAAGTAAATTATATCAGCAATTATTATATTTACAAATGACATTTACCTTTATTTCAATAGTAATGCTGCTTTATGAAAActacaaatacataataaatgaAATACATACTTCTACTCCAAATAAAACAACACTGCGGATTCCAGGCATCTCTGCTATAGCAGCCTCAACTTCAGGCAAAACCATAGAAAACTTTGTTTTGGGTAAAACAAGTTTCGCTCCAGTTAAGTCAATTTCTTGAACGGTGCTTCCAAGGCCTTTAGGATACTGTTCGGTTACAATGATTGGGATTCCTAAAATCCGTGCACCTTGAAGCTACATAGattaaagaaaaacagaaaaatgaaagttcatttaaataataaaatatcaataATAGTACAATTAAAAGAGTACTTGACTTTCAAAGAATCAAATAGACATACCAATCGTTGGCTTACGCTGATAATATCTCCAAAATACTTGATAGCAGGTCTGAATCTTTCTTGCATATCACAACAGAAAAACACAGTGCTGGACGGTGTGAGATTTCCCAGTGTAGTTAtctgagataaagaaagaaaggaataataaTTATGGTTGCCATCtgattttacttttaaaatgtcTCGTTGTTCTCAATTACCTTGTGTCCAAGTAGATATACTCAGGATCCCATTGtttaaacagaaatattttaaatgggTGGAAACCCAAATCCATGCTATTTTTGTTCCATAGAATATTTAACCCTATCTTAGAATCACATATTGCCAGGTTAATATTTTATAATTCATAAAACCTCTCTTTTAAACCCAAGCTCCTTTGGTAAGGAAGGTTATTGTTTGTGAAAAAGAAATCCAGTGTGTGAAGATAGTAATATAGTTTTAGTATCTTTATCATTATCTTTGAAATGTATGAATGCTTTATCAGATAAATCCAACACTTTGGGGTTTAAAACAATTttcttgttgttagttgtgaagtcatgtctgacccatcatgGCCATATGGGCAACGTTCCTTCAG
This genomic interval carries:
- the ISOC1 gene encoding isochorismatase domain-containing protein 1; the protein is MVRRRSKSRDWGPPAPPVWPGGGGGGSNRRRSCAGGAELERLPANMAAAAEQQLSEPSAAVAPLPLSSGGGGGGVGGPGSVPVLFCFSVFARPSTVPRGSGYEMLIQKFLSLYGDQLDMHRKFVVQLFSDEWSQYVDLPKGFLVNERCKLRLVPLQIQITTLGNLTPSSTVFFCCDMQERFRPAIKYFGDIISVSQRLLQGARILGIPIIVTEQYPKGLGSTVQEIDLTGAKLVLPKTKFSMVLPEVEAAIAEMPGIRSVVLFGVETHVCIQQTALELIGRGLEVHIVADATSSRSMMDRMFALERLARTGIIVTTSEAVLLQLIADKDHPKFKEIQNLIKASAPESGLLSKV